The genome window TAGGAAACAGAGGAGCGCAGCAACCGCCGCAGAACGCATAGGGCTCAGCAAAAAGCCTGACACAAGCTGGATCACGGCGAAGACCATGACATACAGGAGGACAGGAAACCCCACCAGAAGGCATACGATGGTGGCCTGCCGAAAAAGGGCGTGTCTGTCGGTTTTTGCGGAAAATTGCCGCAGCGCCTTATTCGGCTGGGCGAAAAACTCTTTGAAGGTGAACTGGATAACGGTTTTGCCATGATGCTCAAAAACGAGTCCATCTTTAGCTTCCACAATCTCAAGGTCAGTCGCAACACCTGTATCCAGAGATAGATAGTCGCAATTTAAGAGCGCATTTTCCATATGTTGGGCAACCTGTTTGTCCTTTATCGCGGTCAGCCGACATGTCTTAAGCGTCTTTTGATCCAGGGTCTTAAAGACCTCCGCTGGATAGAGAGTGTATCGATAGTAAAAATCATCGACTTTTTTCCCCACGGGATTGGATAACAGCAGGTAATCTCGGATATCCAGAAACAAGAAGCGATCCGCATGGACCGTCCATATTATGGTCAGCAGGAGAATAGGAACAATGTGGACCAGCCTGTTAAACCATATTTTTTTCTCATCTTCAGGAGGCATCCACTTCAAGGTGGCTGTAAAGACCAAAAGGGGAGTCACAAGGAAATACGAGGCCACTATCGGCGAAAGACCCTTGCCGTTTACTGCGACAATGGCGCCTGCCCACAGGATCAAAACGGGCAGCAAAAGGGCCTTATTTCTTCTGAAGATGCGATCCCAACACCAGGCAAAGGCTACGGAGAAGATAGAAAGACCTGCGCCAAGACTGAGCGTGAAAAACAACCCTCCGTAGAAGGCGGGTCCAAGTTCTTTGAGCGTGGGCATGATCTGTTGATTGGGAACGGCGAGATAGCCTGCCGCTGCGATAGCTGTGACGGTCCGGTACAGCCCGGCATTGGACAGATACACGTGCAGCGTAGCCAGGACCTGTGTTGTTAACAACCCCAGGAGGACGGCCCGGGCAACATAGGAGATTCTATTCATTCTGAAATGGAGACCTCTGTGATTGGTGGCCCTGTTGTTGATTACCTCTTCATTTAGCTGTATAAGGCTCTTATCACGGGATACGCATTGTTTATAGCGCTTTTTGCAGTTAACAGGTGGCGAGGCCAGGAGTTTTCCCGAGGTGTACACAATAATGGCGCCAACCACGACAGGAGTTTGAGTTATGATCTTTGATATGTTCCAGAAGGGGGGAGTCGTGATGTATCCCCTCCTTGCATGCTCCATGATCTCCCTAACGATAATTCTGGAAAGAACTCTCTTCTGGATACGGGAGAATAGGCGTGCTGACAGAACCCTCGTTGATCAGGTGCTTGAGCTGGCTCGCTTGAAAAAATACGAGGAAATCAGGACGAGCACCAAAGACGCTGGCGATTATGTGATCAGGGTGCTTGTGTGTGGCCTGGTTCACAGGAATTATTCGCTTTCCAAGGCCATGGAGGCAGCAGCAATAGAAGAAATCAAGAGAATGAAAAGATATCTTCCCGTACTGGATACCGTGATCACTGCCGCCCCCCTGCTTGGCATTCTCGGCACGGTTATCGGCATCATACATTCCTTTGACATGCTCGGAAGAGCAGGCATACAGAACCCGCAGGCCGTCACTGCTGGGATTGCCCAGGCCCTGCTCACGACTGCCGCAGGTTTGCTGATAGCCATTTTTACACTGTTTCCATACAATTACTTCGTGACGAAGGTGGAAAAGGCAGGAAATCGGATTGAGAAGCATGCGACAACCCTCGAGATCCTCCAAAAAGGGGACGGCAGCGAATGAACCTGCGATTCAAACACAAAAGCCCGCGTATCGAACTAATTCCTCTCATCGACATTATCTTCTTGCTTCTTGTATTCTTCATATATTCCATGCTTTCCATGGTTGTATACAGAGGAATACCGGTCACGCTGCCTGCTGCTGATAGCATTGAAACGCAGAAAGGGGAGAGTCTCGTCATCACGATTGATAAAAACGGAGATGTCTTTGTGGACAAGGAGCCCACTGCCGGCCGGGAGATCCTTTGCCGCCTCAAAAGGGAATATGCAGCCTTTCCCGAGAAGACCGTCATTATTTCAGGACACAGGCAGTCGCCGTACAGGGTCTTTGTGGATGTTCTTGACAAGGTCAGGCTGGCGGGATTCCAAAAGGTCTCCATGGAAGCAAGGCCGAAGGAAGCCGACGCCACCGGTCGCTGATTGCGAGGTCTTGATAATGAAAAGGGACATTGTCCTATCAGCCATCATATCCCTGGCAGTTCATGTATCCGTGTTGAGCGCACATCTGCCGAGAAGCAGCAGCACAGGATGGGATGCGCATGCCCCGGTATCGCTCTCGATCATCCGTCCCAAGAGGGTCGTGCCCGCACCGTCTTCCCCCAAGGCGTCTTCTGAGACCGCATTGAAGCCTGATCTCCTGCCAAAGCGCAGGGCCGTGCGTAAGCGAATCCTCGTTCCGAGATCGATGCGAAGCCCCAAAAAAGACCTCACGGCCAAGCCTGCCCCCAAGAAAAAGAGCGCTAACCTGAACAGGCTTAAGGATCTCATGAAACATGCACCAGAGCCCTGCCCGGCAGGGAGGGATGAAGCGACTGGGGAGCCTTCTATTGACCATTTATCAAAGACGCCAGATAAAATGATCGGGACAGGATCGTCTTTTGAAACAGCGTCGATCCCGAAGGGCGCCATCACGGGTGAGCGGGAAATCGTTGGAACACTTAAGGGGAACGGATCAGAAAAGGGGATTCTCACGTATGCCACACCCAAATACAAAGAGAATCCTCGCCCAACCTATCCCAAAGTTGCCAGGAGAAGGGGCTATGAGGGGTCCACGCGCCTTAAAGTCGAGGTCCTTGAAAGCGGCAAGGTCGGACGAATAGAGATAGCATCATCATCGGGTTTTGAGCTGTTGGACAAGGCGGCCCTGGAATCCGTAAAGAACTGGACCTTCACCCCTGGCACAATAAGTGGAGAAAACATAAGGCAGTGGGTCATGGTGCCGGTCAGATTTTCTTTGAGATAACAAAGCCATTGAAATTCCAAGAAGCCAAATCCAGAAGCGATTCATTGCATCACAAGGGAAATGCCGAAAATAGCCATATTGCCGAGCACATGAATCGTGATGGGAACCATCAAGTTCCCCGCCACCTCGTAGGCCACGGCAAAAAGTAGGCCTCCCACAATCTGGGTCAGTGGGACCCCGGAACCGGTGGCATGGCATAGGACAAAAATCAAGGCGCTACCGAAAAGGGCAACCAACATACCCCATCGTCTCAGGAAGCCGTAAATAATTCCCCGAAAAAAGACTTCTTCTGCCAAAGGGGCTACCAGACCGCCCACAAAGAAAAACAGAACTATCTCATGAGTGCCGTGCGGAAGATCGGTTCTGATGAGTTTCAAGGGAGGGATGTGTCCCGCATGCAGAATGGCAAAGCCAAAAATGGCGCACAGCCCAAAAGCAGCCGACCAGATCACCCCCTTCTTCAGCCCGGTAAAGATTTTGTCTGGAGCCAGCCCGACGGATGACATGCCTTGGGCCCAGATTGAAACAATCAGAACAAAGAGAAATATTTCAAGAAGACGTGCTATCAGGAGGGCATGCAACGTCTTGGCGAGGAAAATCCCGGTAGCCGTTTCAACGGCCACGATAGCAACAAGGGATAAGAACAGGATTCTTGTTTCGATTATCTTTACCGCCATGGGGGATTCTGATTAACGCAACTTCTCAAAAAGTTCGGGCAGCGCGGTTGCCATGAGTGCCGGGGGATAAAGGCCTTTTCTTCCAGATTATTGAGAACCTACTGATTAACATGATAACGAGGTGGGCGAATGGGAGTTGCTACCGTCCACTCCAACTCAGTTTCGCTTTTAGCATGTCATAGTAGCTTTGGCCGGCCATCTTGATCATCTGAATCGTATGCGGCGCCTTGCGAATAATGATGGTGTCTCGGTGGGTTACATGGAGGCCAACCTGGCCGTCAAAGGTCAGAAATATGTTTGAGTCTCTTTCTTCGAGACTGATCGTGATTGTCACAGTATCGGGCACGATCAGAGGGCGATTAATCAGAGTAAAGGGACAAATCGGAGTGAGAATGATCGTTTTCAGGGACGGGTATACGATAGGGCCGCCTGCTGAAAGGGAATACGCGGTGGACCCTGTGGGGGTGGCTACAACGAGACCGTCCGCCCTGAAAGTCGTTAGATAGTAATCGTCAATGAAAGCATGGATATGGGCAATGCGTGCGAGAGCCTCTTTGTTGATCACTACATCGTTCAGTACGGTCTGGCATGCGACTTCCTCGCCGTCACGAACAACTTGTGCCGACAACAGGATTCTCTCTTGGGTTGCATAGTCGTCCTTGATGGCTTTTTCCACGGCAGGAAAAAGCTGATCCACCGGGACATCTGTCAGGAACCCAAAAGCCCCAAGGTTTACGCCCAAGACAGGGATACCCGTGTCCTGAACCCATCGGATGGCGCTGATGAAAGTCCCGTCACCACCCAACACCGCAATAAACGACAGATCAGAAGGGGCCTTTTCAATGTTTTCGACCAGACAGTCACGTGCAGTAATCGGCGTAGGGATATTCTTGCGGATGAGGACCCGAATTCCTTTTGCCTTCAGCCAGGTCTCCAGTTGATCCGCCTTGGCAATGGCCTCTTTCTGGTCCTTGACGACAATGCCTATCCTCTTCATGGGCATGACCTTGTTGCGAAGGTTTAAAGTTCATCCACTACATAACAAGATTTGAAGAGGCCGTCAAACCCGAGCCCTGCTATTTCATGCATACATCCATTGCCTGATGAGGGGGACAACCCTTTTGTCCCAGTCCTCTGACACCCTCAATGTTATGAATTCCTTGAAGAGATTGTCCGTCAACTGGAAGGCCTTTTCATAAAGGTATACCTTTTCAAGCACCGCTCCCTCCAAATCCTCTTGTGACTCCACAGATCCTGTCTGGGGGCACTTGAGCCCGGCCATGTGCAGGCTTTCTGCCTTGACGGTAAAGCGCCACTCTTGATCACCCGTCTTACAAGAAAGATTAAGCTCTGTCACGACGGCCCCTTTCTTCAGCGCCAAAATCCCCTCTTCAAGGCCTGCATCGTCGCCCTTTATGGTAATGCTTTCCACCGTATCCTTTTGCTTGTTCACAAGCACAATACGATTGCCGATTCCCAGCGATACGGGTTCTTGCTCGAGTTTTGTTATCTCATCTTGATTTTTCTCCATAGCAAACCATAACCACGTCAGGTACTCGTACCCCAAGAATTTATAACGATTGTATGAAACGGCAACATCAAGCATAGGTTACTCCGTAAAGGCTGTCGCAGAAAGTCCGACCAGGATATCACGCTGTGTATCAGAAAGGCCCATCACCAGATCAGCGGTGGTGTATGGAAAGAGCCGGATAAGGGGAAGCTGAAATGACCTGAAGAACGATGTCTCCAACTC of Deltaproteobacteria bacterium contains these proteins:
- a CDS encoding MotA/TolQ/ExbB proton channel family protein; the encoded protein is MFDMFQKGGVVMYPLLACSMISLTIILERTLFWIRENRRADRTLVDQVLELARLKKYEEIRTSTKDAGDYVIRVLVCGLVHRNYSLSKAMEAAAIEEIKRMKRYLPVLDTVITAAPLLGILGTVIGIIHSFDMLGRAGIQNPQAVTAGIAQALLTTAAGLLIAIFTLFPYNYFVTKVEKAGNRIEKHATTLEILQKGDGSE
- a CDS encoding CPBP family intramembrane metalloprotease, giving the protein MAVKIIETRILFLSLVAIVAVETATGIFLAKTLHALLIARLLEIFLFVLIVSIWAQGMSSVGLAPDKIFTGLKKGVIWSAAFGLCAIFGFAILHAGHIPPLKLIRTDLPHGTHEIVLFFFVGGLVAPLAEEVFFRGIIYGFLRRWGMLVALFGSALIFVLCHATGSGVPLTQIVGGLLFAVAYEVAGNLMVPITIHVLGNMAIFGISLVMQ
- a CDS encoding biopolymer transporter ExbD → MNLRFKHKSPRIELIPLIDIIFLLLVFFIYSMLSMVVYRGIPVTLPAADSIETQKGESLVITIDKNGDVFVDKEPTAGREILCRLKREYAAFPEKTVIISGHRQSPYRVFVDVLDKVRLAGFQKVSMEARPKEADATGR
- a CDS encoding HEAT repeat domain-containing protein → MEHARRGYITTPPFWNISKIITQTPVVVGAIIVYTSGKLLASPPVNCKKRYKQCVSRDKSLIQLNEEVINNRATNHRGLHFRMNRISYVARAVLLGLLTTQVLATLHVYLSNAGLYRTVTAIAAAGYLAVPNQQIMPTLKELGPAFYGGLFFTLSLGAGLSIFSVAFAWCWDRIFRRNKALLLPVLILWAGAIVAVNGKGLSPIVASYFLVTPLLVFTATLKWMPPEDEKKIWFNRLVHIVPILLLTIIWTVHADRFLFLDIRDYLLLSNPVGKKVDDFYYRYTLYPAEVFKTLDQKTLKTCRLTAIKDKQVAQHMENALLNCDYLSLDTGVATDLEIVEAKDGLVFEHHGKTVIQFTFKEFFAQPNKALRQFSAKTDRHALFRQATIVCLLVGFPVLLYVMVFAVIQLVSGFLLSPMRSAAVAALLCFLIGLALLAPLRVGRSKALQTADLSKALDSDCWQQRVQALRTVVSEGLEIGNLRSYRKMLASPHLPERYWLARALGASRDPKTYQDLLALLDDPHPNVVSMTLHALGQRGDPRAVKEILKRIETSDHWYNQWYAYRALRHLGWKQRKKGALPRGKGPFLDGN
- a CDS encoding energy transducer TonB, giving the protein MKRDIVLSAIISLAVHVSVLSAHLPRSSSTGWDAHAPVSLSIIRPKRVVPAPSSPKASSETALKPDLLPKRRAVRKRILVPRSMRSPKKDLTAKPAPKKKSANLNRLKDLMKHAPEPCPAGRDEATGEPSIDHLSKTPDKMIGTGSSFETASIPKGAITGEREIVGTLKGNGSEKGILTYATPKYKENPRPTYPKVARRRGYEGSTRLKVEVLESGKVGRIEIASSSGFELLDKAALESVKNWTFTPGTISGENIRQWVMVPVRFSLR
- a CDS encoding NAD(+)/NADH kinase, yielding MKRIGIVVKDQKEAIAKADQLETWLKAKGIRVLIRKNIPTPITARDCLVENIEKAPSDLSFIAVLGGDGTFISAIRWVQDTGIPVLGVNLGAFGFLTDVPVDQLFPAVEKAIKDDYATQERILLSAQVVRDGEEVACQTVLNDVVINKEALARIAHIHAFIDDYYLTTFRADGLVVATPTGSTAYSLSAGGPIVYPSLKTIILTPICPFTLINRPLIVPDTVTITISLEERDSNIFLTFDGQVGLHVTHRDTIIIRKAPHTIQMIKMAGQSYYDMLKAKLSWSGR